One part of the Streptomyces sp. AM 2-1-1 genome encodes these proteins:
- a CDS encoding CGNR zinc finger domain-containing protein, giving the protein MTRPGCSCAPPPEGAPPLNGQPLPLEFVNTVHPVRGVMRDGFASPELVAWWLSACRSAFRTDLPDEELARVTAADAHCFALLRDSARRLTEALVRRQDPEPWDVAQINRASALGGRWPALRWEAGGRPSPLQCGTPPIAAVQSEIAQAVIDMLTGSSGTEPTPCEAPGCVFFFDASRSRRQWCSSGCGNRARAARHYARHHAPSSVQSSEA; this is encoded by the coding sequence ATGACCCGTCCCGGCTGCTCCTGCGCGCCTCCACCGGAGGGCGCCCCTCCGCTCAACGGCCAGCCCCTGCCCCTCGAGTTCGTGAACACCGTCCATCCGGTCCGCGGAGTCATGCGGGACGGCTTCGCCTCGCCCGAGCTGGTGGCCTGGTGGTTGAGCGCGTGCCGCTCCGCGTTCCGGACCGATCTTCCCGATGAGGAGCTCGCGAGGGTCACCGCAGCCGACGCCCACTGCTTCGCGCTGCTGCGTGACTCCGCCCGCCGGCTCACCGAGGCCCTCGTCCGCCGACAGGATCCCGAGCCCTGGGACGTGGCGCAGATCAACCGTGCCTCCGCACTCGGCGGCCGGTGGCCGGCCCTGCGGTGGGAGGCGGGTGGGCGGCCGTCCCCCTTGCAGTGCGGCACCCCGCCCATCGCCGCCGTCCAGTCGGAGATCGCCCAGGCCGTGATCGACATGCTGACCGGCTCCTCCGGCACGGAACCGACCCCCTGCGAGGCCCCCGGCTGCGTCTTCTTCTTCGATGCGAGCCGCTCCCGACGCCAGTGGTGCTCGTCCGGCTGCGGCAATCGCGCCCGCGCCGCCCGGCACTACGCCCGGCACCATGCCCCCTCCTCCGTCCAGTCCTCCGAAGCCTAA
- a CDS encoding vanadium-dependent haloperoxidase has product MLRSVHQGRTSLRTAVVGLALAGVATLAPATSAVAEDPTAPASARGTQDHVLYWNNALLDVFRKTGGTPGPLTRGGAIMDLSIYDAVNSIRTIGKPYLTKDTSAAGAYGALNSAIDHAAYTALRGAFPNYPQADLDAKLAAAKALPDFGNATDRARGEKLGTNTATALLAVRANDGSADTTPYVATLAPGHWQPAPGKPAGAPNWGKVKPFALASGSQFRPGPIGGFTSPEALLQSPEYAAQVNEIKRIGGKNSPNRTADQTKLAHFWANDLDGTYKPVGQQYDHTATIFRKYRPYGSSFESAKLFGLTSAALADAAIAIWDSKYGTDWDVWRPTDAITRAGEVPNPGIVADPAWQPEEQDIAGNSFSPNFPTYVSGHSGVGAAWAGILKDYFGTDNLSFTGGTDDPLAKGVTRTFTSLSAAAKEKADSRKYIGVHFEWDNAAALNLGYKVADEVYGTILN; this is encoded by the coding sequence ATGCTCCGCTCCGTACACCAGGGCAGAACCTCGCTCCGCACCGCCGTGGTCGGCCTCGCCCTCGCGGGGGTGGCCACCCTGGCACCCGCCACGTCGGCGGTGGCCGAAGACCCCACCGCACCCGCGTCGGCCCGCGGCACCCAGGACCACGTCCTGTACTGGAACAACGCGCTCCTCGACGTCTTCCGCAAGACCGGCGGCACCCCCGGTCCGCTGACCCGGGGCGGCGCGATCATGGACCTGTCGATCTACGACGCGGTCAACTCGATCCGCACGATCGGCAAGCCGTACCTCACCAAGGACACTTCGGCGGCCGGCGCCTACGGTGCGCTCAACTCGGCCATCGACCACGCGGCGTACACCGCTCTTCGCGGCGCCTTCCCGAACTACCCCCAGGCCGACCTCGACGCGAAGCTCGCGGCGGCCAAGGCCCTGCCCGACTTCGGGAACGCCACCGACCGCGCACGGGGCGAAAAGCTCGGCACGAACACGGCCACCGCGCTTCTCGCCGTCCGGGCGAACGACGGCTCCGCCGACACCACGCCCTACGTCGCCACCCTTGCGCCCGGCCACTGGCAGCCCGCACCCGGCAAGCCCGCCGGAGCGCCCAACTGGGGCAAGGTCAAGCCCTTCGCCCTCGCCTCCGGCAGCCAGTTCCGGCCCGGACCGATCGGCGGATTCACCTCCCCCGAGGCCCTCCTGCAGAGCCCCGAGTACGCGGCCCAGGTGAATGAGATCAAGCGCATCGGGGGCAAGAACTCCCCCAACCGGACCGCCGACCAGACGAAGCTCGCCCACTTCTGGGCCAACGACCTGGACGGCACCTACAAGCCCGTCGGCCAGCAGTACGACCACACCGCGACGATCTTCCGCAAGTACCGTCCCTACGGCAGCTCCTTCGAGAGCGCCAAGCTCTTCGGCCTGACCTCGGCCGCCCTCGCCGACGCCGCGATAGCGATCTGGGACTCCAAGTACGGCACCGACTGGGACGTCTGGCGCCCGACGGACGCCATCACCCGCGCCGGCGAGGTCCCGAATCCCGGCATCGTCGCCGATCCGGCCTGGCAGCCCGAGGAGCAGGACATCGCCGGAAACAGCTTCTCGCCCAACTTCCCGACCTACGTCTCCGGCCACTCGGGCGTCGGCGCGGCCTGGGCCGGCATCCTCAAGGACTACTTCGGCACGGACAACCTCTCGTTCACCGGGGGCACGGACGACCCGCTGGCCAAGGGAGTCACCCGCACCTTCACCAGCCTGAGCGCCGCCGCGAAGGAGAAGGCGGACAGCCGCAAGTACATCGGGGTCCACTTCGAGTGGGACAACGCCGCGGCGCTGAACCTCGGGTACAAGGTCGCCGACGAGGTCTACGGCACGATCCTCAACTGA
- a CDS encoding ABATE domain-containing protein codes for MGESDMQDPRSTAIGELPLTGEPLPLDLVNTVFIKGGVRGRMIDALAGPPDLDAWLAAQRVRFPAPVAGEMLRAGPADASLFEDFLEVRRSLRALAGVCTAGGTAPPDDLAVLNTWARRAASWQELVQEEGLVTAVGRRSEDDPRRAALAQIAAEAVALFAGTGAELLRACPAPGCVLYFVKSHTRREWCTVGCGNRVRVARHSRRGRDAGR; via the coding sequence ATGGGCGAGAGCGACATGCAGGACCCGCGGTCGACCGCGATCGGAGAGCTGCCGCTCACCGGCGAACCGCTGCCCCTCGATCTGGTGAACACCGTCTTCATCAAGGGCGGTGTGCGCGGTCGGATGATCGACGCCCTCGCCGGACCGCCGGACCTGGATGCCTGGCTTGCCGCGCAGCGTGTCCGGTTCCCCGCCCCGGTCGCCGGCGAAATGCTCCGGGCCGGCCCTGCGGATGCGTCTCTCTTCGAGGACTTCCTGGAAGTGCGGCGGTCCTTGCGGGCACTCGCCGGTGTGTGTACGGCGGGTGGCACCGCACCCCCGGACGATCTCGCGGTGCTCAACACCTGGGCCCGCCGGGCCGCCTCGTGGCAGGAGCTGGTGCAGGAGGAAGGGCTCGTCACGGCGGTCGGCCGCCGGTCCGAGGACGATCCGCGGCGCGCGGCTCTGGCCCAGATCGCGGCCGAGGCGGTGGCGCTGTTCGCGGGCACCGGCGCGGAGCTGCTGAGAGCATGCCCCGCGCCGGGTTGTGTCCTTTACTTCGTCAAGAGCCACACCCGTCGCGAGTGGTGCACGGTCGGCTGCGGGAACCGGGTGCGGGTGGCGCGGCACAGCCGACGCGGCCGTGACGCGGGACGGTGA
- a CDS encoding HPP family protein, producing MSETQLPLAAPRRWTAALAGKAPARPAPAFISVATLGGVTALVLLVAIGTLLDQTVLIPPLAASAALVFAAPALPLAQPRNVIGGQLVSALVGFLVLAVADSSVWASAVAGGLAIGAMALTRTSHSPAAATAVIVVVAEPSAVLFLPLLLLATLVIVGVGILAGRSGKTVRYPSYWW from the coding sequence GTGTCCGAAACCCAGTTGCCCCTCGCCGCGCCACGACGCTGGACCGCCGCCCTCGCGGGCAAGGCGCCCGCCCGCCCGGCCCCCGCCTTCATCTCCGTGGCCACCCTGGGCGGTGTGACCGCACTGGTGCTGCTCGTCGCGATCGGCACCCTGCTGGACCAGACGGTGCTCATCCCACCGCTCGCCGCCAGCGCCGCCCTCGTGTTCGCCGCCCCCGCCCTGCCCCTGGCCCAGCCGCGCAACGTCATCGGCGGTCAGCTGGTCTCCGCCCTGGTCGGCTTCCTGGTCCTCGCCGTGGCGGACAGCTCGGTGTGGGCCTCGGCCGTCGCCGGCGGCCTGGCCATCGGCGCCATGGCCCTCACCCGCACCTCGCACTCCCCCGCCGCGGCCACCGCCGTCATCGTCGTGGTGGCCGAACCCTCGGCGGTCCTCTTCCTTCCCCTGCTCCTGCTCGCCACCCTGGTGATCGTCGGCGTCGGCATCCTCGCGGGGCGGTCCGGCAAGACGGTCCGCTACCCGTCCTACTGGTGGTAG
- a CDS encoding pyridoxamine 5'-phosphate oxidase family protein has protein sequence MTSRYAQLLFTPAVQEHQTRHASRRNYAAMSQGPARADSLTRAETEFIAGMDSFYLASTGSTGWPYVQHRGGPPGFLRVLDEQTLGFADFRGNRQYITTGNLDTDDRVSLFLMDYPARRRLKVLGRARTAGTEEWPSTASPLLPDGYSAVVERIVLISVEAYDWNCPQHIQPRLTPAELGEALGPVRERMAALEEENARLKQALAAGRAPGREH, from the coding sequence ATGACCAGCCGATACGCGCAACTGCTCTTCACCCCCGCGGTCCAGGAGCACCAGACGCGCCACGCGAGCAGACGCAATTACGCGGCGATGAGCCAGGGGCCCGCGCGCGCCGACTCCCTCACCCGCGCCGAGACCGAGTTCATCGCAGGCATGGACAGCTTCTACCTGGCGAGCACCGGATCCACCGGCTGGCCGTACGTGCAGCACCGGGGCGGTCCTCCCGGTTTTCTGCGCGTACTCGACGAACAGACCCTCGGCTTCGCCGACTTCCGGGGGAACCGGCAGTACATCACCACCGGCAACCTCGACACCGACGACCGTGTGTCGCTCTTCCTGATGGACTACCCGGCACGCAGACGCCTGAAGGTCCTGGGCCGGGCGAGGACCGCCGGCACGGAGGAATGGCCGAGCACGGCGAGCCCTCTCCTGCCGGACGGCTACTCGGCCGTGGTCGAGCGGATCGTGCTCATCAGCGTGGAGGCGTACGACTGGAACTGCCCTCAGCACATCCAGCCCCGCTTGACCCCCGCCGAACTGGGCGAGGCGCTCGGCCCCGTGCGGGAACGCATGGCCGCCCTGGAAGAGGAGAACGCGCGGCTGAAGCAGGCCCTCGCCGCGGGGAGGGCCCCGGGCCGTGAGCACTGA
- a CDS encoding TIGR03571 family LLM class oxidoreductase, producing MSTETSAPPTTERSARDHPGMRRAFPGGRTTLGLITPLESFTGDVPTMANHLALARAAETAGFASLWVRDVPLLVPGQGDGGQLFDPWVYLGALAAVTEHITLGTASTVLPLRHPVHVAKAAASVDLLSGGRMLLGLAAGDRADEVPAFGLAKTDLPTRLRDGWAYIRHLHDSPGDRHASPLGELPTGSSLLPTPAHGRIPLLMTGRGGQRLEWTAAHADGWLYTALEPEAQRANTARWRRLTGEPGSPRHKPYAQAGYLVLDEDPRAAPRRLPQGWRMGREPLLDLFKTYEAGGVDQLMLNLRFNTRPAEDVMGELASYVLPHFPSPGTGG from the coding sequence GTGAGCACTGAGACGTCCGCGCCTCCCACGACGGAGAGATCCGCGCGCGACCACCCGGGGATGCGCCGCGCGTTCCCGGGCGGCCGTACCACGCTGGGGCTGATCACACCTCTGGAGTCCTTCACCGGCGACGTCCCCACCATGGCGAACCACCTGGCACTGGCCCGCGCGGCCGAGACAGCGGGGTTCGCCTCGCTGTGGGTGCGCGACGTGCCGCTCCTCGTACCCGGCCAAGGTGACGGCGGACAGCTCTTCGACCCCTGGGTCTACCTCGGAGCCCTCGCCGCCGTCACCGAGCACATCACCCTCGGCACAGCCAGCACGGTCCTTCCGCTGCGCCATCCCGTCCATGTCGCGAAGGCGGCGGCCTCGGTGGACCTGCTCTCGGGCGGCCGCATGCTCCTCGGACTGGCCGCCGGCGACCGGGCCGACGAGGTACCGGCGTTCGGTCTGGCGAAGACGGACCTGCCCACCCGCCTACGGGACGGCTGGGCCTACATCCGGCACCTGCACGACTCCCCGGGAGACCGTCACGCCTCGCCTCTGGGCGAACTGCCGACCGGATCGAGCCTGCTGCCCACCCCCGCCCACGGGCGCATCCCGCTGCTGATGACCGGCAGGGGCGGGCAGCGGCTGGAGTGGACCGCCGCACACGCCGACGGCTGGCTGTACACGGCTCTCGAGCCGGAGGCGCAACGGGCCAACACCGCCCGTTGGCGCAGGCTGACGGGCGAACCGGGAAGCCCTCGGCACAAGCCCTACGCCCAGGCCGGCTACCTCGTCCTCGACGAGGATCCACGCGCCGCGCCCCGCCGCCTCCCCCAGGGGTGGCGAATGGGGCGCGAGCCACTCCTGGACCTCTTCAAGACCTACGAGGCCGGCGGCGTCGACCAGTTGATGCTGAACCTCCGCTTCAACACCCGCCCGGCCGAGGACGTCATGGGGGAACTGGCCTCGTACGTGCTGCCGCACTTCCCGTCCCCGGGCACGGGCGGGTAG
- a CDS encoding FAD-dependent monooxygenase yields the protein MRILVAGGGLGGLAAAVALGGRGHHVLVLEPRLHFLGRAAGVQLTPRTLRLLGLLGVGEAVRDRSLTIDDLRFMDGVSGDRLARDPLFAWDLNTSTPLASAHHLDLYEPLLDACEELDSVSLCPGSEVVDHYQHAESVVVALADGREITGDALVLTRERPAVYSTVVPTELIADLWDADAATYWVGEDWHVSHYPLPDYRYVALSAVHHRSTGHILDDRADLEQVLAAFPDIGYLARNVLTTGRHWRLSGARDHAPMIRRGDRVARVGGASNRHWPLETADVEQTLADVAALATSWDISCGSVRRWFAGYAAHRDEHAARVAAMMRF from the coding sequence ATGCGAATTCTCGTAGCCGGGGGCGGCCTCGGCGGTCTGGCAGCAGCGGTCGCACTGGGCGGGCGCGGGCACCATGTGCTCGTCCTGGAACCGCGGCTGCACTTCCTGGGACGGGCTGCCGGTGTGCAACTGACGCCGCGGACCCTGCGGCTGCTCGGACTGCTCGGGGTCGGCGAGGCCGTGCGCGACCGGTCGCTGACGATCGACGATCTCCGCTTCATGGACGGCGTGTCCGGGGACCGTCTCGCCCGTGACCCGCTCTTCGCGTGGGACCTCAACACCAGCACGCCGCTCGCGTCGGCCCACCATCTCGACCTCTACGAGCCGCTGCTCGACGCCTGTGAGGAGCTGGACTCCGTCTCGTTGTGCCCCGGCAGCGAAGTGGTCGATCACTACCAGCACGCCGAGTCCGTCGTCGTCGCGCTGGCCGACGGGCGGGAGATCACCGGAGACGCGCTGGTCCTCACCAGGGAACGGCCGGCGGTCTACAGCACGGTCGTGCCGACGGAGCTGATCGCCGACCTGTGGGACGCGGACGCGGCGACCTACTGGGTGGGTGAGGACTGGCACGTCTCCCACTACCCGCTGCCCGATTACCGGTACGTGGCCCTCTCCGCCGTCCACCACCGCTCCACCGGCCACATCCTGGACGACAGGGCCGATCTGGAGCAGGTGCTCGCGGCGTTCCCGGACATCGGCTACCTCGCGCGCAACGTCCTCACCACGGGTCGTCACTGGCGTCTTTCCGGGGCCCGCGATCACGCGCCGATGATCCGCCGGGGCGACAGAGTCGCCCGCGTCGGCGGCGCGTCGAACCGTCACTGGCCCCTGGAGACGGCCGACGTGGAGCAGACACTGGCCGACGTCGCCGCACTCGCCACGTCATGGGACATCTCCTGCGGCTCGGTGCGACGCTGGTTCGCCGGCTACGCCGCCCACCGTGACGAGCACGCCGCGCGCGTCGCCGCCATGATGCGCTTCTGA
- a CDS encoding transposase, producing the protein MRRSPADPYHHGVLDELSQSLFTELRRSDQRRRATQYLRGLTAVEGRKSVRNIASHIGGPEVAQSLHHFIAESPWDWAAVSRSLQRYADRELGFGAWVVQAHPIPRRGQQALGVWGIAKDVSVPVRWTLLPPGEPGAHDVAAATVGFDHSAVGPRPVVLDLPGLCLRPVFDRHMRIGSPLLAAIPAGLPVTSQGHGGHRAVPAARLLQLSRMLRRPVEWTDPATGAVRTGLVAGVPVEWAGHPLLLLGRWDQGQGQPVRCWLTNLTGTPLGVLLRLTTFSQRTQQDFAKSASHVGTLDYEGRSSDGWHRHMTLAAAAHVAQVVAAARSRVRPWSQCMASMERVGFSA; encoded by the coding sequence ATGCGCCGTTCACCGGCCGATCCGTACCATCATGGTGTTCTGGACGAGTTGTCCCAGTCGCTCTTCACCGAGCTGCGGCGCAGCGACCAGAGGCGCCGGGCGACCCAGTATCTGCGCGGGCTGACCGCGGTCGAGGGTCGCAAGTCGGTCCGCAACATCGCCTCGCACATCGGCGGCCCCGAAGTGGCGCAGAGCCTGCACCACTTCATCGCCGAGTCCCCCTGGGACTGGGCTGCCGTCAGCCGTTCCCTACAGCGCTACGCGGACCGCGAACTGGGTTTCGGGGCCTGGGTGGTACAGGCGCACCCCATTCCCAGGAGAGGCCAACAGGCGCTCGGAGTATGGGGCATAGCCAAGGACGTCTCCGTGCCCGTCAGGTGGACGCTGTTGCCTCCGGGTGAGCCGGGAGCCCATGACGTCGCCGCCGCGACGGTGGGTTTCGATCACAGCGCGGTCGGGCCCCGTCCGGTGGTCCTGGACCTCCCGGGCCTCTGCCTGCGTCCCGTCTTCGACCGGCACATGCGGATCGGTTCCCCGCTGCTGGCGGCCATCCCCGCCGGACTCCCGGTCACCTCCCAGGGGCACGGCGGGCACCGTGCCGTACCTGCCGCCCGTCTCCTCCAGCTGAGCCGGATGCTGCGCCGCCCCGTGGAGTGGACGGACCCGGCCACGGGCGCCGTGCGCACCGGGCTGGTGGCCGGCGTCCCAGTGGAATGGGCGGGGCATCCGCTGTTGCTGCTCGGGCGGTGGGATCAGGGCCAGGGGCAGCCGGTACGGTGCTGGCTGACCAACCTGACCGGTACGCCGCTCGGGGTCCTGCTCCGGCTCACCACGTTCTCCCAGCGCACCCAGCAGGATTTCGCCAAGTCGGCCTCGCACGTGGGCACCCTCGACTACGAGGGGCGGAGTTCCGACGGATGGCATCGGCACATGACCTTGGCGGCCGCCGCGCACGTCGCCCAGGTCGTCGCGGCGGCCAGGTCGCGGGTCCGGCCGTGGAGCCAGTGCATGGCCTCCATGGAACGCGTCGGATTCTCAGCCTGA
- a CDS encoding ScbA/BarX family gamma-butyrolactone biosynthesis protein: MPQAHTHKTDSAEVLLTDWQRTGPSDFTVHANWPGAHPFYEVRHGLHDPLRLSETVRQTFPLLSHSAFHVPFGHHLLWQTYDWNLLPALLRFDGDAADLELRIGCDRVKYRKGRASALSLSMEVYRNGVQLADARTDFTVQDPEVYARLRGGYADVAHVRTIALPAGPPVPADQVGRGRADDVVLSPTSGAGWQLRVDTSHRFLFDHPVDHTPGMLLLEAARQAAYATVRSVADAAVVIGMETRFRRYAELDTPCWITAHPYSDDDVGVRRVLVTARQSDQEIFTALVTLTGA; this comes from the coding sequence GTGCCCCAGGCCCACACCCACAAGACCGATTCGGCCGAGGTCCTGCTCACCGATTGGCAGCGGACCGGCCCGAGTGACTTCACGGTTCACGCCAACTGGCCTGGAGCGCACCCCTTCTACGAAGTACGCCACGGGCTGCACGACCCGCTGCGACTGAGTGAGACGGTGCGGCAGACATTTCCTCTGCTCTCCCATTCCGCATTCCACGTGCCGTTCGGGCATCACCTGCTCTGGCAGACCTACGATTGGAATCTCCTGCCCGCCCTGCTGCGTTTCGACGGTGACGCGGCAGACCTGGAGCTGAGGATCGGATGCGATCGGGTGAAGTACCGGAAGGGAAGAGCCTCGGCCCTCAGCCTCTCCATGGAGGTCTACCGAAATGGAGTTCAACTCGCGGACGCGCGCACCGATTTCACGGTTCAGGACCCCGAAGTCTACGCCCGCCTGCGCGGGGGCTACGCCGATGTCGCCCATGTCCGGACCATAGCCCTCCCCGCCGGCCCACCCGTTCCGGCGGACCAAGTGGGGCGGGGCCGTGCCGACGACGTCGTCCTCTCTCCTACCTCCGGGGCCGGCTGGCAGCTGAGGGTGGACACCTCGCATCGGTTCCTCTTCGACCACCCGGTCGACCACACCCCCGGCATGCTGCTTCTGGAGGCGGCTCGCCAGGCCGCGTACGCCACCGTGCGGTCCGTCGCCGACGCGGCAGTGGTCATCGGGATGGAGACGCGTTTTCGGCGTTACGCCGAACTCGACACGCCCTGCTGGATAACGGCCCATCCGTACTCCGACGACGACGTCGGAGTACGGCGGGTGCTGGTCACCGCCCGGCAGAGCGATCAGGAGATCTTCACAGCGCTCGTCACCCTCACCGGTGCATGA
- a CDS encoding ScbR family autoregulator-binding transcription factor: MDRSSRPLQPRAARTREILLRAAADVFAEVGYTRASLVKIIDRAGLTTGAVYFHFKSKEGLARAVIHEQAADLEFPQGEAGLQRLINTTTYLAVELQHNTLLRAGVRLAVEQNEVDLQEYEIYAWWAERFQEELFAARSKGQLLPSVDEAAFASVLVAAYTGTQIMSQLATKRLDLPRRICDLWCCLLPALAPAEVMARLMVPVAAAQDGG; this comes from the coding sequence GTGGACCGGAGTTCACGACCCTTGCAGCCGAGGGCGGCGCGCACACGGGAGATACTCCTCAGAGCTGCGGCGGACGTGTTCGCGGAGGTGGGTTACACCCGCGCGAGCCTCGTCAAGATCATCGACCGAGCCGGGCTCACCACCGGCGCCGTGTACTTCCACTTCAAGTCCAAGGAAGGACTCGCCCGCGCCGTGATCCACGAGCAGGCAGCGGACTTGGAGTTCCCCCAGGGCGAGGCCGGGCTCCAGCGCCTGATCAACACGACCACCTACCTGGCTGTGGAACTGCAGCACAACACGCTGCTGCGCGCGGGGGTACGGCTCGCCGTGGAGCAGAACGAGGTGGACCTCCAGGAGTACGAAATCTACGCCTGGTGGGCCGAACGGTTCCAGGAGGAGCTGTTCGCCGCCCGGTCGAAGGGTCAGTTGCTCCCGTCGGTCGACGAAGCCGCGTTCGCCTCCGTGCTGGTGGCGGCGTACACGGGGACGCAGATCATGTCACAGCTCGCCACCAAGAGGCTCGATCTGCCCCGTCGCATCTGCGACTTGTGGTGCTGTCTGCTTCCTGCCCTCGCTCCCGCCGAGGTCATGGCCCGCCTTATGGTCCCGGTGGCCGCCGCTCAGGACGGCGGATGA
- a CDS encoding NAD(P)-dependent oxidoreductase yields MTSPQIVLTGASGFIGSKVLRRVLDQNPASGVRAVVRGRPPEGFDQARLHWFQGDLTRPGTLEGLCEGADVVLHLASRIAGTEPECAAVNADGTAALVEEARRGGVRRIVQLSTAAVYGHGPHRGITVDEVPPAPVSPASRTRLRAERVVTEAGGTVLRPGLVTGHGDRWVVPALADLVERVPARWNGGKGLTSMVDADDLARLIARMATLRDEPPAGVHHASHPVPVRNRDLMAELDRLGILPLATADWTWQQCLDHLRRSPGRVGERQFALLCGDNWQRSDTIWRLAGLDAGPGPLERLTSAAPWYRAYLAGRNG; encoded by the coding sequence ATGACCTCTCCGCAGATCGTGCTGACGGGGGCGAGCGGGTTCATCGGTTCCAAGGTCCTGCGCCGTGTACTGGACCAGAACCCCGCGTCCGGGGTCCGCGCCGTCGTCCGGGGCCGCCCTCCCGAAGGGTTCGACCAGGCCCGACTCCACTGGTTCCAGGGCGATCTGACGCGGCCCGGGACACTGGAGGGTCTGTGCGAGGGCGCGGACGTCGTGCTCCATCTGGCGTCGAGGATCGCCGGGACCGAGCCCGAGTGCGCGGCGGTGAACGCCGACGGCACGGCCGCCCTCGTCGAGGAGGCGAGAAGGGGTGGCGTACGGCGGATCGTCCAGCTCTCCACTGCCGCTGTGTACGGCCACGGGCCGCATCGCGGAATCACCGTGGACGAGGTACCCCCCGCACCGGTGTCCCCGGCCAGCCGTACGCGGCTGCGGGCGGAGCGTGTCGTCACGGAGGCGGGAGGCACGGTCCTGCGGCCCGGGCTCGTCACCGGTCACGGCGACCGCTGGGTCGTGCCGGCCCTCGCCGACCTGGTGGAGCGGGTGCCCGCCCGCTGGAACGGCGGCAAGGGGCTCACGTCGATGGTGGACGCCGACGACCTGGCACGGCTCATCGCGCGGATGGCGACGCTGCGGGACGAGCCGCCCGCAGGAGTCCATCACGCCAGCCACCCCGTGCCGGTACGCAACCGGGATCTGATGGCGGAACTCGATCGCCTCGGCATCCTGCCGCTCGCTACGGCGGACTGGACCTGGCAGCAGTGCCTGGACCATCTGCGGCGCTCGCCGGGCCGGGTGGGCGAGCGCCAGTTCGCCCTCCTGTGCGGCGACAACTGGCAGCGCAGTGACACGATCTGGCGGCTGGCCGGGCTTGATGCGGGCCCCGGTCCGCTGGAGCGCCTCACGTCCGCGGCGCCCTGGTACCGCGCGTACCTCGCCGGCCGGAACGGTTGA
- a CDS encoding MFS transporter, translated as MPLPLLALMLGVFCVGTAEVVIAGILPEMSADLNVSIPTVGMLVTGYALGVTIGGPIITLLTTKVSRKVLLLTLMGVFIVGNVIAALAPNYGTLMGARVFTSLSHGTFAAVAWHVAALMSPPDKQATAMAKIALGFNFANVLGAPIGTVIGQQFGWRATFVYVTLFAVLCGLLIQKFVPRVLAHESQEATGEELSLREQMKVFRSGSLQLSMLITVLAQGAVFTTSTYLAPLLRDVSHFAAPMVGVLLIVFGIGSVLGNILGGKAADKNVMRGVLGAQAALLGALVIFWFAAPFQIPAAAALFVFGAAGFSIIPALQARILAVAAAAPALALSANVSAFNLGNGFGAWLGGSTIDLGFGVRDVTLTAALATSVALVLSLAMWARGRRDVPAPAPLEETSHEAVLAPKAP; from the coding sequence ATGCCGTTGCCTCTCCTGGCCCTGATGCTCGGGGTCTTCTGCGTGGGCACCGCGGAGGTCGTCATCGCCGGGATCCTGCCCGAGATGTCAGCCGACCTGAACGTGTCCATCCCGACAGTCGGCATGCTGGTCACCGGCTACGCGCTGGGGGTGACCATCGGCGGCCCGATCATCACCCTGCTCACCACCAAGGTCTCCCGGAAGGTTCTCCTGCTGACCCTCATGGGGGTGTTCATCGTGGGCAACGTCATCGCCGCGCTGGCCCCCAACTACGGCACGCTGATGGGCGCGCGCGTCTTCACCTCGCTCAGCCACGGCACCTTCGCCGCGGTGGCCTGGCACGTGGCCGCGCTCATGTCCCCGCCGGACAAGCAGGCAACCGCCATGGCCAAGATCGCCCTCGGCTTCAACTTCGCCAATGTCCTCGGCGCTCCCATCGGCACGGTCATCGGCCAGCAGTTCGGCTGGCGGGCGACCTTCGTCTACGTCACGCTCTTCGCCGTCCTGTGCGGCCTGCTGATCCAGAAGTTCGTGCCCAGGGTGCTCGCCCACGAGAGTCAGGAGGCGACCGGGGAAGAACTCTCGCTCCGGGAGCAGATGAAGGTGTTCCGCAGCGGGAGCCTCCAGCTCTCCATGCTGATCACCGTCCTGGCCCAGGGAGCGGTGTTCACGACCTCGACGTATCTGGCTCCGCTGCTGCGCGACGTCAGCCACTTCGCGGCTCCCATGGTGGGAGTACTGCTCATCGTCTTCGGCATCGGTTCGGTCCTGGGCAACATCCTGGGTGGAAAGGCCGCCGACAAGAACGTGATGCGCGGGGTTCTGGGCGCGCAGGCCGCGCTGCTCGGCGCACTGGTGATCTTCTGGTTCGCCGCCCCCTTCCAGATCCCGGCGGCCGCCGCGCTGTTCGTGTTCGGCGCCGCGGGATTCTCCATCATCCCGGCGCTGCAGGCCCGGATCCTGGCCGTGGCCGCAGCTGCCCCCGCCCTCGCGCTTTCGGCCAACGTGTCCGCCTTCAACCTCGGCAACGGGTTCGGAGCCTGGCTCGGAGGCAGTACCATCGACCTCGGCTTCGGAGTGCGTGACGTCACCCTCACCGCCGCGCTCGCCACCTCCGTCGCGCTGGTTCTCTCGCTGGCCATGTGGGCGCGCGGCCGACGCGACGTCCCGGCTCCGGCCCCGCTGGAAGAGACCTCCCACGAGGCGGTGCTCGCCCCGAAGGCGCCCTGA